From Ochotona princeps isolate mOchPri1 chromosome X, mOchPri1.hap1, whole genome shotgun sequence, one genomic window encodes:
- the LOC118760474 gene encoding histone H3.3A-like, giving the protein MAPTKQTARKSTGGKAPRKQLATKAGHKSVPSTGVVKKPYRYRSGTMALREIRLYQKSTELLICKLPFQRLVREIAQDFKTDLRFQSAAVGALQEASEAYLVGLFQDTNLCAIHAKRVTIMPKDIQLARCIRGGRA; this is encoded by the coding sequence ATGGCTCCTACAAAGCAGACTGCCCGCAAATCGACTGGTGGCAAAGCACCCAGAAAACAACTGGCTACAAAAGCCGGTCACAAGAGTGTGCCCTCTACTGGAGTGGTGAAGAAACCGTACCGTTACAGGTCTGGTACTATGGCGCTCCGTGAAATTAGACTTTATCAGAAGTCCACTGAGCTTCTGATTTGCAAACTCCCCTTCCAACGTCTGGTGCGAGAAATTGCTCAGGATTTCAAAACAGATCTGCGCTTCCAGAGTGCAGCTGTTGGTGCTTTGCAGGAGGCAAGTGAGGCCTATCTGGTTGGCCTGTTTCAAGACACCAACCTGTGTGCTATCCATGCCAAACGTGTTACAATTATGCCAAAAGACATCCAGCTAGCACGCTGCATACGTGGAGGACGTGCTTAA